Genomic window (Streptomyces liliiviolaceus):
CGCCGCACGGCCGACGACGACGATCCGTACGAGCGCGTGGTCGTCGCCAACGCCGACCAGCTGGCCATCGTCACGGCCCTCGCCGACCCGGAGCCGCGCCCCCGTCTGATCGACCGCTGCCTGGTCGCGGCGTACGCGGGCGGCCTCGACCCGCTCCTCGTCCTCACCAAGTCGGACCTGGCGCCCCCCGACGAACTCCTGGAGCTGTACGGGGCACTGGGCGTCCCGTACGTCGTCACGAGCCGGGAGGAGCTGGAGAGCGGCGAGGCCGTCGACCGCGTACGCAAGCAGCTGGACGGCAAGATCACGGCGTTCGTCGGGCACTCGGGCGTGGGCAAGACGACGCTGGTCAACGCGCTCGTGTCGACGGAGCGGCGGCGGACCACGGGTGTCGTCAACGCGGTCACGGGCCGGGGCAGGCACACCACGACCTCGGCGCGCGCGGTCCCGCTGCCGGGCGACGAGGGCTGGCTCGTCGACACGCCGGGCGTACGGTCCTTCGGGCTGCACCACGTGGACCCCTCGCAGGTCATCAAGGCGTTCCCCGACCTGGAGCCCGGCACGGAGGGCTGCCCGCGCGCGTGCAGCCACGACGAGCCGGACTGCGCGCTGGACGCGTGGGTCGCCGAGGGCCACGCGGACCCGGCCCGCCTCTACTCGCTGCGCCGGCTGCTGTCGACCAGGGAGCGGCGCGAGGGCGACTGATCGCCGCACGGCCTCCGTGGTGATGACCTCTGTGTTGTTTGCGTCCCTGTCGCGACGGTAAAGGCATAATCGCACCAAGTCCGAGCGGTCACGGAGCGTGGGAGGGCATCACATGGCGTGGCTGCTGGTCGTCGTGGCGGGCTTGCTGGAGACGGGTTTCGCCGTCTGTCTCAAGCTCTCCCACGGCTTCACGAGACTCTGGCCGACGATCGCCTTCTGCATCTTCGCGCTGGGCAGTTTCGGCCTGCTCACCCTGTCCCTGAAGAAGCTGGACGTGGGCCCGGCGTACGCGGTGTGGACGGGCATCGGCGCGGCCGGTACCGCCATCTACGGCATGATCTTCCTCGACGACCTGGTGTCCACGCTGAAGATCGTCTCGATCTCGTTCGTGATCATAGGAGTCATCGGCCTGCAGCTGTCCGGCTCGTCCCACTGAGCCGGCTCCCTCCCGGCGGCGCGGGCACCTCAGACCACGGAGCGCACCGTGGCGAGCGCGTTGCGGACCAGTCCCGCCGTGCCTCCCTCGCCCGCCGGGGCCAGCACGCACGACACCCCCAGCCGCACCGCGAGTTCACAGGCCCGGGCCAGCTCCGCCGCCTCCGTCTTCGACCCGCCGTGCACGGCGAGCGAGGCGACCGCCCGGTCCCGTACCAGCGCCACGAAGTCGCCGGGCGAGGGCAGCGGCCCGTCGGCCCGGCGCTGGGCGGGCACGGCCGAGGACGACGGCACGGCGGACAGCGTCGGTGAGGGCAGCCGCTCCCCCCAGCATCCCGTGAGCATCGCGCGCACCAGCACGTTCCCTCTGGCCGCGGACGCCGTCCACTCCGCCGCGGCGGCCAGCCGTTCCCGGGGCTCGGGCCGGCTCACCAGGGCCCGCTCCACCCCGGCGAGATAGGCGTCCGCCTCCCGCCGTACGAGCGCGCGGGCGAGGCCTTCCTTGCTCCCGAACTCGTTGTAGAGGGTCTGCCGGGAGACCCCGGCGACGGCGGCCACGTCGACCATCCGCACGGCGGACCACGGACGGCGTCCGAGTGCCGTGTAGGCGGCGTCCAGTAGGGATTCCCGCGCTGCAGGCATCATCGCCTCCCTGGGGCGATCGGCTCTGCGCATCAGAGTTGACGCGCGCGGGGGCACTGTCAAGACTTCGCACGCCGTCGGGGCGGAGCGGGTCAGTTCGTCGGGTGCGGGTCCGCTGTGGCTGAGCGCGCAGTTCCCCGCGCCCCTGAAAGCCGGGGCT
Coding sequences:
- the rsgA gene encoding ribosome small subunit-dependent GTPase A, which translates into the protein MRRYGKHTDEDDIPSRPNRKGNRPRTNIRPKHEDAAEGMVLTVDRGRLTCLVDDRVVFAMKARELGRKAAVVGDRVALVGDLSGKKDTLARIVRIEPRTSVLRRTADDDDPYERVVVANADQLAIVTALADPEPRPRLIDRCLVAAYAGGLDPLLVLTKSDLAPPDELLELYGALGVPYVVTSREELESGEAVDRVRKQLDGKITAFVGHSGVGKTTLVNALVSTERRRTTGVVNAVTGRGRHTTTSARAVPLPGDEGWLVDTPGVRSFGLHHVDPSQVIKAFPDLEPGTEGCPRACSHDEPDCALDAWVAEGHADPARLYSLRRLLSTRERREGD
- a CDS encoding DMT family transporter, with translation MAWLLVVVAGLLETGFAVCLKLSHGFTRLWPTIAFCIFALGSFGLLTLSLKKLDVGPAYAVWTGIGAAGTAIYGMIFLDDLVSTLKIVSISFVIIGVIGLQLSGSSH
- a CDS encoding TetR/AcrR family transcriptional regulator: MMPAARESLLDAAYTALGRRPWSAVRMVDVAAVAGVSRQTLYNEFGSKEGLARALVRREADAYLAGVERALVSRPEPRERLAAAAEWTASAARGNVLVRAMLTGCWGERLPSPTLSAVPSSSAVPAQRRADGPLPSPGDFVALVRDRAVASLAVHGGSKTEAAELARACELAVRLGVSCVLAPAGEGGTAGLVRNALATVRSVV